In the Elizabethkingia bruuniana genome, AGACTTTCCGCCGGAAGACATTATTTTCGACCTTAATATATTCCCGGTAGCGACCGGTATGGATGAACACAGACGGAATGCTATCGATTTTATAGAAGCTACGCGTTGGGTAAGAACCAATCTTCCTTACGTATCAGTAAGTGGAGGTGTCTCCAATGTATCTTTCTCTTTCAGAGGAAACGATGCAGTGAGAGAAGCAATGCACTCAGTATTCCTTTATCATGCTATTAAAGCAGGAATGAATATGGGAATTGTGAACCCTACGATGTTGGAAGTTTATGATGAAATTCCAAAAGATCTACTGGAGCTGATAGAAGATGTAATGTTGGATCGCAGAGATGATGCAACAGAAAGACTTCTGGATTTTTCCGAAAGAGTAAAATCTGTCAGAAAAGAAAAAACTGAAGATCTGGCCTGGAGAGAGCAGCCTCTTCAGGATCGTATTACTCATGCCTTGGTAAAAGGTATAGACCGATTTATTGAAGAAGATATCGAAGAAGCCCGTCAAGAAGCTAAGCGCCCGTTGGACGTTATTGAGATTAATCTGATGACCGGAATGGGAGTTGTTGGAGACTTGTTCGGCAGCGGGAAAATGTTCTTGCCACAGGTGGTAAAATCTGCCCGTGTAATGAAGAGAGCGGTGGCTTATTTACAACCCTATATTGAAGCAGAAAAAGATACAGGCCGTCCGGCCGCCGGAAAAGTGTTGATGGCAACTGTAAAAGGAGATGTACACGATATCGGAAAAAATATTGTAAGTGTAGTATTAGGTTGTAACAACTACGAGATTATAGACCTTGGTGTAATGGTTCCGGCTGAAAAGATTATTCAGACAGCCATAGACGAAAAGGTAGATATTATAGGTCTTAGTGGTCTTATTACACCGAGTTTGGATGAAATGGTTCACGTTGCCAGTGAATTGGAACGTAAGAATCTGGATTTTCCACTTCTTATCGGTGGTGCAACAACATCCAAAGCGCATACTGCAGTGAAAATTGATCCGTCATATTCTAATGCTGTAGTACATGTAAACGATGCTTCCCGTGCAGTAAATGTGGTTTCCAGTTTGCTGAATAAAGAAAAATCTAATGTTTATACATTGGATCTGAAAACTGAGTATGAGGATTTCAGAGAGAAATTCTTAAACAGAGGTGAGCATAAAGAATATGTAGCACTGGAATTTGCAAGAAAAAATAAATACAAAATAGACTTTAAATCTGAAGATATTGTAAAACCCGCCAAACCGGGAATTACCATTATCGAAGATCAGCCATTGGAAGCCTTGTTAGATTATATCGACTGGTCACCGTTTTTCAGAAGCTGGGATCTTCACGGAAGGTATCCGGATATTTTGAAAGATGAAGTAGTGGGGGTACAGGCAACAGAACTTTTTCACGATGCTCAGAAAATTCTTAAAAAGCTGATTGAAGATAAAAGCTTAACTGCTAAAGCTATTTTTGGATTGTTCCCGGCTAATGCTGTGGAAGACGATATTTTTCTGCAAAATGAGCAAGGTGAAGATATTGGCAAATTTATTACGTTGCGCCAACAGGCTAAAAAATCTGAAGGAAAAGAATATTTAGCTTTGGCCGATTTTATAGCACCAAAAGAAACCGGAATTCAGGACTATATAGGATGTTTCTGTGTAACCGCTGGTTTTGGAGCCGACGAAGTAGCTGCAAAATATAACGAAGAAAATGACGATTATAATTCCATTATGGTGAAAGCTCTAGCTGATCGTTTTGCTGAGGCCTATGCTGAGTTTTTACACTATAAAATACGTAAAGAATATTGGGGTTATGCTTCCGATGAAAATCTGAACAACGAACAGATGATCAAGGAAGAATATAAAGGAACACGTCCCGCACCGGGATATCCGGCCTGTCCGGATCACCTGGAAAAAAATATGATCTGGGATGTTTTGAAAGTTGAAGAAAATATCGGTGTAAAACTTACTGAGAGCCTGGCAATGTGGCCGGCAGCAAGCGTTAGTGGTTATTATTTTGCTCACCCGATGAGTAAATATTTTGGACTGGGTAAAATAAAAGAAGACCAGCTTCGGGATTATACCGAACGTAAAGGCATCGATTATGATCTTGCTAAGAAATGGCTCAGCCCTAATTTGGCATAATTAATTATTTTCTTGTAAATCAAAAGAATATTTCGTTTGACTCAATAATAAGTTTGAAATATGAAGAAACTGATTTTATTTTTTCTCTTTTTAGCTAGCTTTTATAACTATGCACAAGAAGGATGTCAATAT is a window encoding:
- the metH gene encoding methionine synthase, which codes for MKYLKLSGLEPLVITPESNFINVGERTNVAGSKKFLRLIKEEKYAEALDIARHQVEGGAQVLDVNMDDGLLDGKYAMVKFLNLIASEPDIARIPIMVDSSKWEILEAGLQVVQGKPVVNSISLKEGEANFIDQAKKIKRYGAAVIVMAFDEVGQADNYERRIEIAKRSYDILVNEIDFPPEDIIFDLNIFPVATGMDEHRRNAIDFIEATRWVRTNLPYVSVSGGVSNVSFSFRGNDAVREAMHSVFLYHAIKAGMNMGIVNPTMLEVYDEIPKDLLELIEDVMLDRRDDATERLLDFSERVKSVRKEKTEDLAWREQPLQDRITHALVKGIDRFIEEDIEEARQEAKRPLDVIEINLMTGMGVVGDLFGSGKMFLPQVVKSARVMKRAVAYLQPYIEAEKDTGRPAAGKVLMATVKGDVHDIGKNIVSVVLGCNNYEIIDLGVMVPAEKIIQTAIDEKVDIIGLSGLITPSLDEMVHVASELERKNLDFPLLIGGATTSKAHTAVKIDPSYSNAVVHVNDASRAVNVVSSLLNKEKSNVYTLDLKTEYEDFREKFLNRGEHKEYVALEFARKNKYKIDFKSEDIVKPAKPGITIIEDQPLEALLDYIDWSPFFRSWDLHGRYPDILKDEVVGVQATELFHDAQKILKKLIEDKSLTAKAIFGLFPANAVEDDIFLQNEQGEDIGKFITLRQQAKKSEGKEYLALADFIAPKETGIQDYIGCFCVTAGFGADEVAAKYNEENDDYNSIMVKALADRFAEAYAEFLHYKIRKEYWGYASDENLNNEQMIKEEYKGTRPAPGYPACPDHLEKNMIWDVLKVEENIGVKLTESLAMWPAASVSGYYFAHPMSKYFGLGKIKEDQLRDYTERKGIDYDLAKKWLSPNLA